A genomic region of Platichthys flesus chromosome 4, fPlaFle2.1, whole genome shotgun sequence contains the following coding sequences:
- the c18h3orf33 gene encoding protein C3orf33 homolog isoform X1, which produces MPATSRETETEAAAAGADRQRQRGDQASHNVVSVLSQLADDHLTLVRNISTGLAIAGVLIIARSIKLITKFQAASEIPALFIERNVRLRGRVHSVTEKGLEVEHVPIHLPILSTLLNKHKGVSRSPLLVHLAGVELTPEGRDWLQKNLAPAQTVWLKLISREDDTLHCLVSQSRQGSLWSYCVNEEVLKLGLARRGPIAVRPDSPLHWRLHKRLHRAEVKAERKGRGLWKEDSRWERASKAVRDSALLRLMRRIFKRT; this is translated from the exons atGCCGGCGACttccagagagacagagaccgaGGCTGCCGCTGCAGGGgcggacagacagagacagcgAGGGGACCAGGCGTCTCACAACGTCGTGTCTGTCCTATCACAGCTCGCAGATGATCATTTGACTCTTGTGCGG AACATAAGCACTGGGCTGGCGATTGCTGGTGTTCTGATAATTGCAAGGAGCATCAAACTG ATCACCAAATTTCAAGCTGCGTCTGAGATCCCGGCTCTTTTCATCGAGAGGAACGTCCGCCTTCGTGGGAGAGTTCACTCCGTCACAGAGAAAGGACTTGAAGTGGAGCATGTCCCGATTCATCTGCCAATCCTCTCAACACTACTTAACAAACACAAGG GTGTGTCCAGGTCTCCATTGCTGGTGCATCTTGCCGGAGTGGAGCTGACACCCGAGGGGAGGGACTGGCTGCAGAAGAACCTGGCCCCCGCCCAAACAGTCTGGCTAAAACTGATCAGCCGTGAGGACGACACACTGCACTGCTTGGTTTCTCAAAGCAGG CAGGGGTCGTTATGGAGCTACTGTGTGAACGAAGAGGTCCTGAAGCTCGGCCTTGCTCGCAGGGGGCCCATCGCAGTCCGGCCTGACTCTCCTCTCCACTGGCGTCTCCACAAACGGCTGCACAGGGCAGAGGTCAAGGCCGAGAGGAAGGGGCGGGGGCTTTGGAAGGAGGATAGCCGATGGGAGAGGGCGTCCAAGGCAGTGAGGGACAGTGCTTTACTCAGACTGATGAGGAGGATATTCAAAAGgacttga
- the c18h3orf33 gene encoding protein C3orf33 homolog isoform X2, whose protein sequence is MPATSRETETEAAAAGADRQRQRGDQASHNVVSVLSQLADDHLTLVRITKFQAASEIPALFIERNVRLRGRVHSVTEKGLEVEHVPIHLPILSTLLNKHKGVSRSPLLVHLAGVELTPEGRDWLQKNLAPAQTVWLKLISREDDTLHCLVSQSRQGSLWSYCVNEEVLKLGLARRGPIAVRPDSPLHWRLHKRLHRAEVKAERKGRGLWKEDSRWERASKAVRDSALLRLMRRIFKRT, encoded by the exons atGCCGGCGACttccagagagacagagaccgaGGCTGCCGCTGCAGGGgcggacagacagagacagcgAGGGGACCAGGCGTCTCACAACGTCGTGTCTGTCCTATCACAGCTCGCAGATGATCATTTGACTCTTGTGCGG ATCACCAAATTTCAAGCTGCGTCTGAGATCCCGGCTCTTTTCATCGAGAGGAACGTCCGCCTTCGTGGGAGAGTTCACTCCGTCACAGAGAAAGGACTTGAAGTGGAGCATGTCCCGATTCATCTGCCAATCCTCTCAACACTACTTAACAAACACAAGG GTGTGTCCAGGTCTCCATTGCTGGTGCATCTTGCCGGAGTGGAGCTGACACCCGAGGGGAGGGACTGGCTGCAGAAGAACCTGGCCCCCGCCCAAACAGTCTGGCTAAAACTGATCAGCCGTGAGGACGACACACTGCACTGCTTGGTTTCTCAAAGCAGG CAGGGGTCGTTATGGAGCTACTGTGTGAACGAAGAGGTCCTGAAGCTCGGCCTTGCTCGCAGGGGGCCCATCGCAGTCCGGCCTGACTCTCCTCTCCACTGGCGTCTCCACAAACGGCTGCACAGGGCAGAGGTCAAGGCCGAGAGGAAGGGGCGGGGGCTTTGGAAGGAGGATAGCCGATGGGAGAGGGCGTCCAAGGCAGTGAGGGACAGTGCTTTACTCAGACTGATGAGGAGGATATTCAAAAGgacttga
- the LOC133951497 gene encoding mediator of RNA polymerase II transcription subunit 13-like, producing MSSCFVPNGASLEDCHSNLFCLADLTGIKWRRFVWQGPTSSPILFPVTEEDPILCSFSRCLAADVLSVWRRHHTPGRRELWLFWWGDDPSFAELIHNELSSEEDGEWESGLSYECRTLLFKAIHNLLERCLMNRGFVRIGKWFVKPYQKEEKTINKSEHLSCAFTFFVHGDSNVCTSVEIAQHQPLQWLSEEHLSLAQQSSSPLQVILSPYGLNGTLTGQAFKMSDHPTQKLIEEWRQFYPISTSPKEAQEEKMEDTEWEDDSLAAVEVLVAGVRMVYPSCLVLLPLSDLPAVVPQGSANTSGSLCGAQQGQAAHRDPAMSSVTLTPPTSPEEAQTDYQPAQRWLKLSSASDGYCSNNTLHGGKIPRRLASQMVESVWQEYSINRTGNKRKFTTLTNGSCEEELDKNGLWDFVESTHRPHCNCSRHKNQKQRSNSTSGHPPSSGQPAQPAPKHKLGEKLEKGEKQQRRPQTPFHHRNFVSDEQSMEPQNQRLCLRSQEEGSYPSLHHVDTAPSKAPTLHTHGPPADHVGSPPPPPLSPHPCDHGEGDMTPGGIKSSSTPIHQPFYPPSVEPCLLPQKGSSEEPQLETMTMPLPFPPAYNETLEPTVFIGSAINPNEDSTHNPWKYFNLPRKKASTFLTPQLPVDKIREDSWRGGGTENVVSVTELMSGTTQQLKVSEELIKTYAQRRNSHLAPARGDEEHSDEPDPYAFVEGDEEFTFNEKKDKAGAERDGNKKNKGDDGGGSSGDDGQGPPGSKPLASISLIHENDLAVSYSDLDKIFNSDEDELAPGFKRAGAGAEDKFGCKDPKTAMLDPLSCISSADLHKMFPTPPSLEQQGYSPMNSGSKDSLEAGATMLDGSQLNSHFKMEVEEGFCSPKPCEIKDFSFVYKPETSQALIGCSMYAPLKTLPSQCMLPIKLPEDCVYTRSWTMGKMELIPPVTNVNLLTKDSNVPSVEPDYSQTYTPQTHTPFMSTSAPPSNSGTGILPSPATPRFSVPTPRTPRTPRTPRGPSSVQGSLKYDNSDLYSPASTPSTCRPLSSVEPATVPSIPEAHSLYVTLILSESVMNLYKDCNFDSCCVCVCNMNIRGADVGVYLKDNGEAQYPCTCGFSAVTNRRFGQSAGLFLEDELDVVGRGSDASRDTERSFEELRASATHKAGSLKEKPPDELILLLQDQCTNPFAPISGVEYPKPNSAPSSFLRVEERDCYNDCYMALEHGRQFMDNMSGGKVDEALVKSTCLHQWPKCKSADMSKLFSQDVLRVLLSLQPVLQDTIQKKRSVRSWGVQGPLTWQQFHKMAGRGSYGTDESPEPLPIPTFLVGYEYDFVVLSPFGLPYWEKLLLDPFGSQRDVGYVVICPENEALLRGAKSFFKDLSTMYEACQLGQHRPICKTHPEGVLKVGTTESRSMTEQPLSDWFLKMSTRDANNEAFNKLKRFAQVCRYDLAPYLSEQSLDSSLLSQRCPTVVIPPQTPSSSSTSSGPQSTNTTSSSTSSAQPAQPAQPAQVNSTPSSTSSGSQPISGMAPAKPSSYTPFGTTGLQGGTSQNGPQANQQGAVGQAENGTSANQPQVCAETLESTMDRDKVGKPTDGESHAVSYPPAIVVYIVDPFSYEDADREVHSSTYTLGLLRCYMEMLQFLPAQIRNAVSVQIVPCEYLLQPVHSGERHLYGQLLKSLAFSVFTQCRRPLPNSTNFKALTGFGPGLAIDMALKDPERPECLRLYTPPFILAPVKDKQTELGETFGEAAQKYNVLFVGYCLSHDQRWLLASCTDQHGELLETCIISIDVPNRARRKKGSARRLGLQKLWEWCLGLVQVTSLPWRVVIGRLGRMGHGELRDWSILLSRRNLQSLSKRLKETCRMCGISAADTPSILSACLVAMEPQGSFVIMPDSVSTGSVFGRSTTLNMQTSQLSTPQDTSCTHILVFPTSAMVQVNTNTAEPIDINFNPINPDGSDGMGIFDLFDNDMVDPDLINILPNSPTTSPVHSPGSHYHQGGDGSKGQSADRMESHEEALNILQQPMALGYFVSTAKAGPLPDWFWSACPQAQNQCPLFLKASLHLHVSSVQSDELLHSKHSHPLDSNHTSDVLRFVLEQYNALSWLTCDPATQDRRSCLPVHFVVLNQMYNFIMNML from the exons ATGAGTTCGTGCTTTGTACCAAACGGGGCCAGTTTGGAGGACTGCCACTCCAACCTCTTCTGCCTG GCTGATTTGACCGGAATAAAATGGAGGCGTTTTGTGTGGCAAGGGCCCACCTCTTCGCCCATCCTTTTCCCTGTGACCGAGGAGGACCCGATCCTGTGTAGTTTCAGCCGATGCTTGGCTGCGGATGTGCTGAGTGTGTGGAGGAGACACCACACCCCGGGTCGCAGAGAGCTCTGGCTTTTCTGGTGGGGGGATGACCCCAGTTTCGCCGAGCTTATCCACAATGAGCTCTCAA GTGAGGAGGATGGCGAGTGGGAGAGTGGCCTGTCCTACGAGTGTCGAACGCTCCTGTTCAAAGCCATCCACAACCTGCTGGAGCGCTGTCTCATGAACAGAGGCTTTGTTCGCATTGGGAAGTGGTTCGTTAAGCCGTaccagaaggaggagaagaccATTAATAAAAG CGAGCACCTATCTTGTGCATTCACCTTCTTCGTACACGGAGACAGCAACGTGTGCACGAGTGTGGAGATCGCTCAACATCAGCCTCTTCAGTGGCTGAGCGAGGAGCATCTCAGCCTCGCCCAGCAGAGCTCCAGCCCCTTGCAAG TCATCCTGAGCCCATATGGCTTAAATGGGACCCTCACCGGCCAGGCTTTTAAGATGTCAGACCACCCCACGCAGAAACTCATTGAGGAGTGGAGGCAGTTTTATCCCATCAGCACCAGTCCCAAGGAGGCCCAGGAAGAAAAGATGGAGGATACGGAATGGGAGGACGATTCCCTGGCGGCCGTGGAGGTTCTTGTTG CGGGGGTGAGGATGGTTTACCCTTCCTGCCTGGTGCTTCTCCCCCTGTCGGACCTCCCTGCTGTGGTCCCTCAGGGCTCGGCCAACACCTCAGGAAGCCTGTGTGGTGCTCAGCAGGGCCAGGCTGCTCACAGAGATCCTGCCATGTCCTCTGTCACTCTGACTCCTCCAACATCGCCAGAGGAGGCTCAGACTG ATTATCAGCCTGCCCAGAGGTGGCTCAAGTTGTCCTCTGCGTCCGATGGCTACTGCTCTAACAACACTCTTCATGGGGGTAAAATCCCTCGTCGACTGGCCAGCCAGATGGTGGAGTCTGTGTGGCAGGAATATAGCATAAACCGCACAGGGAACAA GAGGAAGTTTACTACCTTGACAAATGGGTCCTGTGAGGAGGAGTTAGACAAAAATGGACTCTGGGATTTTGTGGAGTCAACTCACAGGCCGCATTGCAATTGCTCCAG ACATAAGAATCAGAAACAGCGCTCCAACAGCACCTCAGGACACCCGCCATCATCGGGCCAGCCCGCTCAGCCGGCGCCCAAGCACAAGCTGGGCGAGAAGCTGGAGAAGggggagaagcagcagaggaggccACAGACGCCGTTCCACCACCGCAACTTCGTGAGCGATGAGCAGTCCATGGAGCCACAGAACCAGAGGCTGTGTCTAAGATCACAGGAGGAGGGCTCCTACCCCAGTCTGCACCACGTGGACACGGCGCCCTCCAAAGCCCCAACGCTGCACACACACGGCCCCCCTGCAGACCACGTTGGAtccccacctcccccacctcTCAGCCCACATCCATGTGATCACGGCGAAGGTGACATGACTCCGGGTGGCATAAAGAGCTCGTCCACGCCCATCCACCAACCGTTCTACCCGCCGTCAGTGGAGCCGTGTCTGCTTCCACAGAAGGGCTCCTCTGAGGAGCCTCAGCTGGAGACAATGACTATGCCCCTGCCTTTCCCCCCAGCATACAACGAAACCTTAGAACCTACTGTTTTCATAGGTTCAGCCATTAACCCCAACGAAGACTCTACCCACAACCCTTGGAAGTATTTCAACCTGCCCAGGAAGAAGGCCTCCACGTTCCTGACACCCCAGCTACCTGTGGATAAAATACGAGAGGATTcttggagaggtggaggaacaGAAAATGTAGTTTCTGTAACTGA GTTAATGTCTGGCACCACGCAGCAGCTGAAAGTTTCCGAAGAGCTGATCAAGACTTACGCCCAGCGAAGAAACAGCCACCTTGCTCCCGCCAGGGGGGACGAAGAGCACAGTGATGAGCCAGACCCTTACGCCTTTGTTGAGGGAGATGAGGAGTTCACCTTCAACGAGAAAAAGGACAAGGCTGGAGCTGAGAGAGAtggcaacaagaaaaacaag GGGGACGATGGAGGTGGATCTTCGGGAGATG ATGGCCAGGGTCCACCAGGCAGTAAACCCTTAGCCTCGATCAGCCTCATCCATGAGAATGACTTGGCCGTGTCCTACAGCGACCTGGATAAAATCTTCAATtcagatgaagatgaactggCG CCTGGATTCAAacgagctggagctggagcagaggacAAGTTTGGCTGCAAAGATCCAAAAACTGCCATGTTGGACCCCCTGTCTTGCATAA GCTCAGCGGATCTGCACAAGATGTTTCCGACGCCGCCTTCCCTGGAGCAGCAGGGTTACTCCCCCATGAACTCCGGGAGCAAGGATAGTCTGGAAGCAGGGGCAACCATGTTGGACGGCAGCCAGCTCAACAGTCACTTcaagatggaggtggaggagggattCTGCAGCCCAAAGCCATGTGAAATAAAG GACTTTTCCTTTGTGTACAAGCCGGAAACGAGTCAGGCGCTCATTGGCTGTTCCATGTACGCCCCACTGAAGACCCTACCCAGCCAGTGTATGTTGCCCATCAAACTGCCAGAAGACTGTGTTTACACTCGCAGCTGGACAATGGGGAAAATGGAGCTCATACCCCCAGTGACAAACGTCAATCTCCTCACCAAAGACAG TAACGTGCCCAGTGTGGAGCCAGACTACAGTCAGACATACACCCCTCAGACCCACACGCCCTTCATGTCAACCAGTGCTCCTCCCAGTAACAGCGGCACAGGCATCCTGCCCTCTCCAGCCACGCCTCGCTTCTCCGTGCCCACCCCTCGCACGCCACGGACTCCACGGACGCCCCGCGGCCCGTCCAGCGTGCAGGGCTCTCTCAAGTACGACAACTCTGACCTTTACTCCCCGGCCTCGACACCCTCCACCTGCCGACCGCTCAGCTCAGTTGAGCCGGCCACTGTACCATCCATCCCAGAGGCCCACAGCCTCTATGTCACCCTCATCCTCTCCGAGTCGGTCATGAACCTCTACAAGGACTGCAACTTCGACAGTTGCTGCGTATGCGTCTGCAACATGAACATCCGGGGGGCGGATGTGGGAGTTTACCTCAAGGACAACGGCGAGGCCCAGTACCCCTGCACTTGTGGCTTCAGTGCAGTCACCAATCGGCGCTTTGGACAGTCAGCCGGGCTCTTCCTAGAGGACGAATTGGACGTGGTGGGACGGGGCTCAGATGCGAGTCGAGACACAGAGCGGTCCTTCGAAGAGCTCCGAGCTTCCGCCACACACAAGGCCGGCAGTCTGAAGGAGAAGCCTCCAGATGAGCtaatcctgctgctgcaggaccagTGCACCAACCCATTCGCTCCAATTTCCGGTGTGGAGTACCCCAAGCCGAACTCAGCGCCCAGTTCATTCCTGAGGGTCGAAGAGAGAGACTGTTATAACGACTGCTACATGGCACTTGAGCATGGCAGACAGTTCATGGACAATATGTCAGGAGGAAAAGTGGATGAAGCACTAGTGAAAAGCACCTGTCTTCATCAGTGGCCAAAATGCAAAT cCGCGGATATGAGCAAGCTCTTCTCTCAGGACGTCCTGCGGGTGTTACTGTCCCTCCAGCCTGTGCTGCAGGACACCATCCAGAAGAAGAGAAGCGTTCGCTCCTGGGGTGTTCAGGGACCGCTCACCTGGCAACAGTTCCACAAAATGGCCGGGAGGGGATCATATG GCACAGATGAGTCTCCTGAGCCTCTGCCCATCCCGACCTTTTTGGTCGGTTATGAGTACGACTTTGTTGTGCTGTCTCCGTTCGGCTTGCCTTACTGGGAGAAGCTCCTCCTGGATCCTTTTGGCTCCCAGAGAGATGTGGGATATGTCGTCATCTGCCCAGAGAACGAGGCTCTGCTCCGCGGGGCCAAGTCCTTCTTCAAAGATCTGAGTACTATGTATGAG GCATGCCAGCTTGGGCAACACAGGCCCATCTGTAAGACTCACCCAGAGGGCGTTTTGAAGGTCGGCACCACAGAAAGCCGGAGCATGACAGAGCAGCCCCTCAGTGATTGGTTCCTTAAGATGTCTACGAGAGACGCAAACAATGAAGCCTTTAATAAGCTCAAACGCTTTGCTCAAGTGTGCCGCTATGATCTAG CCCCGTACTTGTCAGAGCAGTCTTTGGATAGTTCTCTATTGTCCCAGCGCTGCCCCACCGTGGTCATCCCCCCCCAGACCCCCAGCTCTTCCAGCACCTCCTCAGGACCCCAGAGCACCAACActaccagctccagcaccagctctgCCCAGCCAGCCCAGCCTGCCCAGCCCGCCCAGGTCAACAGCAccccttcctccacctcctcaggcTCCCAGCCCATCAGTGGAATGGCGCCGGCCAAGCCAAGCTCTTACACGCCGTTTGGGACAACAGGCTTGCAGGGCGGCACGTCTCAGAACGGACCCCAGGCCAACCAACAGGGTGCTGTGGGGCAGGCAGAAAACGGAACCTCAGCCAATCAGCCTCAAGTGTGTGCTGAGACCTTAGAGAG CACAATGGACAGAGACAAAGTGGGCAAGCCCACGGACGGAGAGTCCCACGCTGTGTCTTACCCGCCCGCCATCGTGGTGTACATCGTCGACCCCTTTAGTTACGAGGACGCAGACAGAGAGGTCCACTCCAGCACCTACACACTGGGCCTGCTGCGTTGTTACATGGAGATGCTCCAGTTCCTGCCTGCTCAGATCAGAAACGCTGTCTCAGTACAG ATCGTTCCCTGCGAGTATCTCCTGCAGCCGGTGCACAGCGGCGAGCGCCACCTCTACGGCCAGCTCCTGAAGTCTCTGGCCTTCTCCGTGTTTACACAGTGTCGGCGGCCTCTGCCCAACTCCACTAACTTCAAGGCTCTGACGGGCTTCGGCCCCGGTCTCGCTATTGACATGGCTCTGAAAGACCCAGAG AGGCCCGAGTGTCTGCGTCTATATACGCCGCCCTTCATCCTGGCTCCAGTGAAAGACAAGCAGACGGAGCTCGGGGAGACTTTTGGCGAAGCGGCCCAGAAGTACAACGTCCTGTTTGTCGGCTACTGTCTGTCTCATGACCAGCGCTGGCTGCTGGCCTCCTGCACCGACCAGCACGGAGAACTGCTGGAGACCTGCATCATTAGTATCGATGTTCCCAACAG GGCTCGCAGGAAAAAGGGCTCAGCCAGACGCCTTGGTTTGCAGAAGCTGTGGGAGTGGTGTCTCGGCCTGGTGCAGGTGACATCACTGCCCTGGAGGGTGGTCATTGGACGGCTTGGTAGGATGGGACACGGCGAActgagag ACTGGAGTATTCTGCTGAGCAGAAGGAACTTACAATCCCTCAGTAAGCGTCTGAAGGAGACATGTAGGATGTGTGGTATCTCTGCCGCTGACACTCCCAGCATCCTTAGCGCCTGTCTGGTTGCCATGGAGCCCCAGGGTTCCTTTGTCATCATGCCAG ACTCTGTCTCGACGGGTTCAGTGTTCGGTCGCAGCACCACGCTGAACATGCAAACATCCCAGCTGAGCACTCCTCAGGACACATCCTGCACACACATCCTGGTGTTCCCCACCTCGGCCATGGTGCAGGTCAACACTAACACTGCAGAGCCCATCGACATCAACTTCAATCCCATAAATCCTG ATGGATCGGATGGAATGGGAATCTTCGACCTGTTTGACAACGACATGGTGGATCCCGACCTCATCAACATCCTGCCCAACTCCCCCACTACCTCCCCCGTTCACTCTCCTGGCTCCCACTACCACCAGGGGGGAGATGGAAGCAAG GGTCAGAGTGCGGATCGTATGGAGTCCCATGAGGAGGCTCTGAACATCCTGCAGCAGCCGATGGCTCTGGGCTACTTCGTCTCCACAGCAAAGGCTGGACCACTGCCTGACTGGTTCTGGTCAGCCTGCCCTCAAGCCCAGAACCAGTGCCCACTCTTCCTCAAG GCCTCTCTGCACCTGCATGTGTCTTCTGTCCAATCAGACGAACTCCTGCACAGTAAACACTCCCACCCGCTGGACTCCAACCACACCTCTGATGTGCTCAG ATTTGTTCTAGAGCAGTACAACGCCCTCTCCTGGCTGACGTGCGACCCTGCGACCCAGGACCGCCGCTCCTGTCTGCCTGTTCACTTTGTGGTGCTCAACCAGATGTACAACTTTATCATGAACATGCTCTGA